A genomic stretch from Amia ocellicauda isolate fAmiCal2 chromosome 23, fAmiCal2.hap1, whole genome shotgun sequence includes:
- the gpr75 gene encoding probable G-protein coupled receptor 75 encodes MNVSTPSAGPPDEVDPHNGTLGLPFPSGALIHTATLVSCSLLLVVLFCLGSYGNLVVFLSFFDPAFRKFRTNFDFMILNLSFCDLFICGITAPMFAFVLFLDSGGGVSKEFCFTFHLTSAGFIIMSLKTVAVIALHRLRMVLGQQPTRTASFPCTLMLTVLLWTTSFTLATLVTLRTYPWKSKVCLPHFGLIGGDGKIILYLYLVDFAFCVGIVSVSYVMIAQALRKNAQVRKCPVITVDASRPQPLIATGFEGMQCAVPALYRNQTYNKLQHVQTHPYTSGLAQAAGGAAKFQLVSSVNLATAKDSKAVVTCVVIVLSVLLCCLPMGISLVQDVLSPEGSFILYQFELCGFTLVFLKSGINPFIYSRNSAGLRRRVLWCLQYAALGFLCCKQKTRLRAMGKGSLEANRNKSSHHETNSAYMLSPKPQRKLVDQACGPSHSRDSILSPKATGGHKPHAQSSSTPINTRIEPYYSIYNSSPSQEVSSPNSLQPVNSTFSFAKSYVATHYHARRDLLQDCESTSARQIPVPSV; translated from the coding sequence ATGAACGTCAGCACCCCCTCCGCGGGGCCACCGGACGAGGTGGACCCCCACAACGGCACCCTGGGCCTGCCGTTCCCCAGCGGCGCGCTGATCCACACGGCCACGCTGGTCAGCTGCTCCCTGCTGCTGGTCGTGCTCTTCTGCCTGGGCTCCTACGGCAACCTGGTGGTGTTCCTGTCCTTCTTTGACCCGGCCTTCCGCAAATTCAGGACCAACTTTGACTTCATGATCCTGAACCTGTCCTTCTGCGACCTGTTCATCTGCGGCATCACGGCGCCCATGTTCGCCTTCGTACTATTCCTGGACTCCGGCGGCGGCGTCTCCAAGGAGTTCTGCTTCACCTTCCACCTGACCAGCGCAGGCTTCATCATCATGTCCCTGAAGACCGTGGCGGTGATCGCGCTGCACCGGCTGCGCATGGTGCTCGGCCAGCAGCCCACGCGCACGGCCTCCTTCCCCTGCACCCTGATGCTCACCGTGCTGCTGTGGACCACCAGCTTCACGCTGGCCACGCTGGTCACGCTGCGCACCTACCCCTGGAAGTCCAAGGTGTGCCTGCCGCACTTCGGGCTGATTGGCGGCGACGGCAAGATCATCCTGTACCTGTACCTGGTGGACTTCGCCTTCTGCGTGGGCATCGTGTCCGTGTCCTACGTGATGATCGCTCAGGCGCTGCGGAAGAATGCGCAGGTGAGGAAGTGCCCCGTCATCACGGTGGATGCCTCCCGGCCACAGCCGCTGATCGCCACGGGCTTCGAGGGCATGCAGTGCGCCGTCCCCGCGCTCTACCGCAACCAGACCTACAACAAGCTGCAGCACGTGCAGACGCACCCCTACACCTCGGGCCTGGCGCAGGCGGCCGGCGGCGCGGCCAAGTTCCAGCTGGTGTCCTCGGTCAACCTCGCCACGGCCAAGGACTCCAAGGCGGTGGTGACCTGCGTGGTCATCGTGCTGTCCGTGCTGCTCTGCTGTCTTCCCATGGGCATCTCGCTGGTACAGGACGTGCTGTCCCCCGAGGGCAGCTTCATCCTCTACCAGTTCGAGCTGTGCGGCTTCACCCTGGTGTTCCTCAAGTCCGGCATCAACCCGTTCATCTACTCGCGGAACAGCGCGGGGCTGCGGCGCCGGGTGCTGTGGTGCCTGCAGTACGCCGCTCTGGGCTTCCTGTGCTGCAAGCAGAAGACCCGGCTGCGCGCCATGGGCAAGGGCAGCCTGGAGGCCAACCGGAACAAGTCCTCGCATCACGAGACCAACTCCGCCTACATGCTGTCCCCCAAGCCCCAGAGGAAGCTGGTGGACCAGGCCTGCGGGCCGAGCCACTCCAGGGACAGCATCCTCAGTCCCAAGGCCACGGGCGGCCACAAGCCCCATGCCCAGAGCAGCTCCACGCCCATCAACACCCGCATCGAGCCTTACTACAGCATCTACAACAGCAGCCCCTCCCAGGAGGTCAGCTCCCCCAACTCGCTGCAGCCGGTCAACTCCACCTTCAGCTTCGCCAAGTCCTACGTGGCCACGCACTACCACGCACGCCGGGACCTGCTGCAGGACTGTGAGAGCACCTCGGCACGCCAGATCCCCGTGCCCTCCGTCTGA